One Gossypium raimondii isolate GPD5lz chromosome 3, ASM2569854v1, whole genome shotgun sequence genomic window carries:
- the LOC105793837 gene encoding protein FREE1, which translates to MQQGDFSSSYYHPSNPNTSNPSQFHQSPYASAPPFSPSDYQNPDPSYAPPPPTTLNSQPSFNQHPIAPTSAPAAPSFPPYDSPVSQQPYYQPYDQHPSYVPPPPDSNPNPIPPYYSTPYNQIGSSQSSVPPAYDNPYDNSMKLDQSSGSYFDDKFGARYNQSRYDMGSDLYGKRYDSFSHFGDDGGYGDGVYAYEGGKVEPYGASGTAPKSSTWVQFDDYGRAINFPSGKDSSGSSSGKIVRAVPKAETLEAVKSGVQKFRVKLLSEGGGEGPVDVICQIGLDGIRMLDPSTSRTLRIYPIENITRCEVTDTSTFAFWSKSSVDIEPSRIGLQSNSYTTNTLLDIVTAATVQVKEMGGRSRPPDSLKTTEQPSEKKKGFGDWMNLMKPGTEEKDHWVPDEAVSKCTACGTDFGAFVRKHHCRNCGDIFCDKCTQGRIALTADENAQPVRVCDRCMAEVTQRLSIAKETASKPAALQSHEDLARKLEEMEKNCRASSGSKSDGSDRRMKEVACPICTVHLQVQVPSSGSETIECGVCQHPFLVSAH; encoded by the exons CTACCCTGAATTCGCAACCGTCTTTCAATCAGCATCCGATCGCGCCAACGTCGGCTCCCGCTGCCCCTTCTTTCCCGCCTTATGATTCACCTGTCTCCCAGCAACCTTATTACCAGCCTTATGATCAGCATCCTAGCTATGTACCTCCTCCGCCAGACTCCAACCCCAACCCTATTCCGCCATACTATTCAACCCCATATAATCAAATAGGATCATCACAATCCTCTGTCCCTCCTGCTTATGACAACCCCTACGATAATTCCATGAAATTGGATCAAAGCAGTGGCAGTTATTTCGACGATAAATTCGGAGCACGATATAACCAGAGCAGATACGATATGGGATCCGATCTCTATGGTAAGCGATATGATAGCTTTTCACACTTCGGTGATGATGGTGGATACGGTGATGGGGTTTATGCTTATGAAGGAGGAAAGGTGGAGCCTTATGGGGCAAGTGGCACAGCCCCAAAATCATCGACTTGGGTCCAATTCGACGATTATGGGCGGGCCATTAATTTCCCTTCTGGGAAGGACTCGTCAGGTTCATCTTCTGGTAAGATTGTGAGGGCGGTGCCTAAGGCGGAGACCCTGGAAGCCGTAAAGAGTGGGGTCCAGAAGTTTCGGGTTAAGTTGTTGAGTGAAGGTGGAGGAGAAGGCCCCGTGGATGTAATTTGCCAG ATTGGTTTAGATGGTATTCGTATGCTTGACCCTAGCACCAGCCGAACTTTGAGAATATATCCCATTGAGAACATCACAAGATGTGAA GTGACCGACACATCTACTTTTGCATTCTGGTCGAAGAGCTCTGTTGACATTGAACCAAGTCGGATCGGGTTGCAATCAAACAGTTACACTACAAACACCCTTCTGGATATTGTAACAGCTGCAACTGTACAG GTCAAGGAGATGGGTGGGAGAAGTCGGCCTCCTGACTCTCTAAAGACTACTGAACAACCTtcagaaaagaagaaaggattTGGTGATTGGATGAACTTGATGAAGCCTGGCACCGAGGAGAAAGATCATTGG GTCCCTGATGAAGCTGTTTCAAAGTGCACTGCATGTGGAACTGATTTTGGAGCTTTTGTGCGCAAG CACCACTGCAGGAACTGTGGGGATATTTTCTGTGACAAATGTACTCAAGGTAGAATCGCTCTAACTGCTGATGAGAATGCTCAACCAGTTAGGGTTTGCGACCGATGCATG GCTGAAGTGACTCAGAGGCTGAGTATTGCTAAGGAAACGGCAAGTAAACCTGCTGCTTTACAGAGTCATGAGGATCTTGCTAGGAAGCTTGAG GAGATGGAAAAAAATTGCAGAGCATCATCAG GTTCCAAGTCAGATGGATCTGATAGACGGATGAAGGAGGTTGCCTGTCCTATCTGCACCGTTCATTTGCag GTCCAAGTTCCCAGCTCGGGTTCTGAGACAATTGAATGTGGGGTTTGCCAGCATCCTTTCCTTGTTAGTGCCCATTGA